DNA sequence from the Methylacidiphilum kamchatkense Kam1 genome:
ATACCGTTACTACAATAAAAAGTTGGTTTGACTTAGTGGTTTCTCCTCCAATAAGATCCATTCCGATAGCACGAGCCAAATCAGTTAATCCCTTATAAAGTTGCTTTATTCTTTCTACTTTCTCTGTTCTGTTAACTCCAAGACCTACGAGGGCATAGAGCGGTTCTCCGCCCATAGAGGCGATATCAGAGAGAGCCCTTGCGAGCGCTTTCCGTCCAATCCATTCTGGAGGACTTGATGGATCAAAGTGCACATTTTCTACGGTTGCATCCATTTTGAAAAGATAATAGAGCTCTTTTTTTTCTGCTTGGATTACTGCACAGTCTTCTGCTATGGAAGCGATGACTTCTCTTTTGCTTTTTCTCCACCCTTCAACGAGAAGACTGATGAGCTGCTCTTCGCTGAGATCAGAAACGAGAGATTCCGATGTTAAAGAAAATGGGATATTGGTTTTCTTACTTTGCACTATAGATTCCCAAAAGTAATAGGATTTTAGCTTTAATTTCTTAGAAATGTCATAATGGGGTTCTAAAGAGTCAATAGTTTTTCTTTAACCGAATTTTGCTAAAAGAAGAAGGCATGCTGTAAAACCATTGAACCAGAAATGAATGGCCATAGAGAGGATCAAACAACCACTGAATTCATAAACGGCTGCTAATATCATGCCAAAGATAAAAAGAGGGAGAAAAGTGATCCAATGAATGTGAAGCAAAGCAAAGATAAGGCCACTCAGTACTATGGCACTTCTTTTTGTAAGGCGACTTCTAAAAAATTGATAAAGAAATCCCCTGAAAAGAAGCTCTTCTCCAATAGGAGCAGCCACAAGAATTAAAGCTAAAAGAACAGCAATTTCACTGGGCTTTGAGGCATGTAAAAAAAGATCGACTGCGGGCTGTCTTGGAACGGGAAGATGGAGTGCTTTCCCAATATTCTCACTGAGTCCGGCAATCATTTGAAGGGGCAGGTAGGCAGAGAGACATATCCAAAAACTGAGGATGGCAATTTCCCATGGATTAAACTGAGAGATCCCTAAGAAGTCCGAAAGAGAATACCCGTGAAAACGGACCAAAAGGACAATAAGAATAATAGAAAAAATGCTCAATCCAGCAGCGACACCAAGCAAAATGCCTGAGAGAAGAAAGAGACATACGGCAACAAGTTCCAACCAGCTAAAAGGAATTGGAAGAAATTCTCTAAAAGGAGCAAAATCGGTTTTTTTCCACCGATAAAGAAAAATCCCCATTGCCAGATCCGCCAGAAAGGTAAGCAATAGGAAGCAAAGGATCAACGGCTTATAATGAACAATGAGTCTTTGTGTTAGTTCATCCACGTTTTGCTATCCTACTCTTTGTTGCTAGCATTATGCCTAAAGCAAGCTATGCAGTCTAGTTTCTTGAATGATCTACCCTTTTGAAAATTCCAACGCTAGATAGAAATGGAATGGTTCCTGTGACAATTCCACGGTCTTCGTTAAAAACAAACTTCCAGCCTTTATTAATTCAAACCAAAAGCTTGAGGATAAAGATAGTATAGGTGTCCTGATGATATTGGCCATTGGAACGGTTGGGGGCTCAGTTTGATATTCGGGATCATTTCCTTGGAAAAAAGGCGAAACAAATTAGAAAATTTAAAGGGAGGTACATAACGAATGAGCCGAGCGGATGGAACTTTAGAAAGCTCCTTGCATTTGTTAAAAGCATCTTCGAAATACCCAAGTCCATCAATCAGCCCATTTTTTAAAGCATCTTGACCCATGAAAATTCTTCCATCGGCAAGATTGTTTTTCAGCTTATTGATATCCATATGTCTTTCTTTGGCTACTATGGACACAAACTTATTATAGGTTTCATCAATTAATCCTTGGACAAAAGCTTGTTCTTCTGGGGTCATTTCTCTTGTCGGATTTAACAGATCTTTCATTTTTCCTGATTTAAATGTGAGGGCTTTTATTCCGACTTTTTCCATTAAATCTTTGACGAGAAAAGATTCCATAATGACTCCAATGCTGCCGGTAATCGTCAGGTCATTAGCCATAAGATAGGTGCCACCAACCGCCGAGTAATAGCCCCCAGAAGCCGCCATAGACTCCATATAGATCACCACGGGTTTTACATTACGAGTCAATCGGATTTCATGATAAATGACATCACTAGCGTTAACTTCTCCTCCAGGGGAATTAATGGCAATAATGATTCCTTTGACTTTTTTATCTTCTCGAGCTGCCTTCAGTTGCACTTTCATGTCTTCGACAGTGTTTTGAGTGAACGTTCCTCCTTCATCCTGACTTATTAGTCCACGAAGATGGATAAGAGCAATTTTAACATCTTTCATGGCGAAATCACCGCCGACAAATTCTTCTTCTAGAGCGAGCGGAGCGGATGGTGCCTTTTTAGTTTGTAAAATGGATATAAAAATAAGATTCAAAAGTAGGCTAAAACATAAAACTAAAATTAAAAACACGCTAAAACAGCCACCTTTCTTATTCATAGTGACAATCCTTTTCTGTGCTCAGAGTAAATCATTTCCTCCGTTCTGCAATACTAAAATAAATAAGTAGCTATTCATTTCCGTGCTATGGGATTCTTGGAAACAAAGGAGAAGGGACATTGATTGTTTTCCCTGCCAAATCCAAGGAATAGAAAGCATGATACAATGGGGAGTTCTCTTTTCCAATATTTAAAAACGAGAGTATTTTATTACTGGTCTCTGGCATCACTGGATCAATGAGTAGAGCATATCTCTTAAGGCATGCGCAGCAGACAAAAAGGATGCAATCTAGCTGCTGGGATTCCTTGGGGTTTTTTGCTAGGGTCCATGGAGCAGTCGTATCGATATACCTGTTGAGTTTTTTCATATGTTGCCAGACTTCCTGGAGAGCCAACGCAATATCGTATTTTTCGAAATGCAAGCAATAGTTTTCTAATAGCATGCCATTGAGCAAGTCCTTTTCTCTTTCTCCCATTAGATTTTCAGAACAGGAAGGAATGACTCCAGATCTATATTTATGGATCATTGCTGCGATTCTTTGGACAAGATTACCCAAATCATTGCAGAGATCGCTTGCATATCGGCTAGCAATTTTTTCGTCGGTAAAATCAGCATCCTGCCCTAGTCCCATTTCTCTTAATAGGTAATATCTAAGAGCATCGGCTCCATATAGTTGTACATAGGGGATAGGGTCGATGTAATTGCCTAATGACTTGCTCATCTTTGCTCCGCGATTCATCCACCAGCCATGGATTAAAAAGCGGTGCGGTTGTTCTAATTCCAGAGCCTGTAGCATAACTGGCCAATAGATAGTGTGTGCTGGAATCAGGATGTCCTTTCCGATAACGTGTAATTGAGCAGGCCACCAGTTATGGTTATCAGTCCTAGCAAAAGAAACATAGTTTAATAAGGCATCAAACCAGACGTAGGTGACGTAGTTTTCATCAAAAGGTAGCGGAATGCCCCAAGATAGTCTGCTGATCGGTCTGGATATGCACAAGTCCGAAAGGGGTTTTTCTAAAGCCCCTAAGAGCTCGTTACGTTTTGATTTAGGAATGAGCCATTCTTCGTGAGTTTGTACATAATCTTTTAGCCAATTTTCGAAAAGGGATAGTTTGAAAAAATAATTTGGTTCTTTGGTTTTGATGACTTCTCCATAGATTTCAGGCCATTGACCATTGACTAAATCTTTTTCCGTAACGAATTGTTCTTGCCTTAAGCTATAGTAGCCTTCATGCTCTTTAAAATAAATAAGTCCTTTATTCGCTAGCTTTTGTAAGGCCTCTCGGACGTACTGAATGTGGGTAGGATGAGTGGTGCGGGCGAAAGCATCATAGCTAATATGCAATTGATTCCAAAGCTGGACGAATTTTTCAGTTTGGATATCGCAAAAATGTTTAACGTTTAGTTTTTCTTTTTCAGCCGAGCGCTGAACTTTTTGACCATGTTCGTCGACACCCGTAAGAAAAAAACTGAATCTCCCTTATTCCTATGATACCTAGCAATAGCATCGGCCAGTATTTTTTCATAGGCATGACCTAAATGAGGGGAGCCATTGACATAATCTATGGCAGTAGTAATAAAAAAAGGATTCGGCATATCTGACTCTAATAATAAATTAGTTTAGTTTGCATTGTATGTTTTTTTTCCTCATGAAACTTTTTCTATGAATATTCTTGAGAAAAAAGAAAATATGTTAACTTTTATTTTGATCATTATCACTTTAGGCACATAGTTAAAAGAGGGAGAAGAAGGGACAATCCTCTGGAAAAGAAGAAAGTAATATGATATGGGGAATTTAACAAGAAGAGATTTAGTCGTCAAGGTTGCGATGAAAACAGGTTTGCCACAACAAGAAGTGGCAAAGGTCTTTGAGGAGATCCTTGATGTTTTTATGGAAGTTTTCAAAAAAAAAGAGACGATTGAACTGCGCAATTTTGGGGTTTTTGAAGTTACTTTAAGAAAAGCTAGAATAGGACGCAATCCACGAAATCCCGAGCGGGACATTCTTATACCCCAAGAGCTGTGGTTCGATTTAAACCAGGAAAAGAAGTTAAAGGCATTCTCAATGCGATTACAAAAGATCTCCTTAAAGAGGAAGAATTAAAGAAGAAGAAAAAGACATAATTTTGCTTTTCTTTTTTAAAAAACTGAGTTATTGCCTCTAAGCTATTTTGTTTTATGCAGCCTCTCCCTGGATTTCGTGATTTTTATCCTCCCGACTTTGCTTTTAGACAATTAATATTTTCTCGCTGGAGAGAAATATGCAGGCGTTTCAATTTTGTCGAATATGATGGACCGGTATTAGAGTCTTTAGAACTGTATCAAAAAAAGTCTGGAGAAGAGATACTCAATCAAATTTATCATTTTTTGGATAAAGGTAATCGGATTGTTGCATTAAGACCTGAAATGACGCCAACACTAGCCAGAATGATTGAGGCCCATTATAAAGAATATAAGAAGCCTATTAAATGGTTTTCTATTCCCCAACTTTTTCGTTACGAACGAGCTCAAAAGGGGAGGTTGAGAGAGCATTTCCAGCTTAATTGCGATATTATTGGAGAAGCTGATCTGGAAGCTGATATTGAGCTGATTAATCTTGCAATAGACATTCTCCGTTCTTTTGGCTTAGGCAAGG
Encoded proteins:
- a CDS encoding CPBP family intramembrane glutamic endopeptidase; the encoded protein is MDELTQRLIVHYKPLILCFLLLTFLADLAMGIFLYRWKKTDFAPFREFLPIPFSWLELVAVCLFLLSGILLGVAAGLSIFSIILIVLLVRFHGYSLSDFLGISQFNPWEIAILSFWICLSAYLPLQMIAGLSENIGKALHLPVPRQPAVDLFLHASKPSEIAVLLALILVAAPIGEELLFRGFLYQFFRSRLTKRSAIVLSGLIFALLHIHWITFLPLFIFGMILAAVYEFSGCLILSMAIHFWFNGFTACLLLLAKFG
- the sppA gene encoding signal peptide peptidase SppA translates to MNKKGGCFSVFLILVLCFSLLLNLIFISILQTKKAPSAPLALEEEFVGGDFAMKDVKIALIHLRGLISQDEGGTFTQNTVEDMKVQLKAAREDKKVKGIIIAINSPGGEVNASDVIYHEIRLTRNVKPVVIYMESMAASGGYYSAVGGTYLMANDLTITGSIGVIMESFLVKDLMEKVGIKALTFKSGKMKDLLNPTREMTPEEQAFVQGLIDETYNKFVSIVAKERHMDINKLKNNLADGRIFMGQDALKNGLIDGLGYFEDAFNKCKELSKVPSARLIRYVPPFKFSNLFRLFSKEMIPNIKLSPQPFQWPISSGHLYYLYPQAFGLN
- a CDS encoding HU family DNA-binding protein, which translates into the protein MGNLTRRDLVVKVAMKTGLPQQEVAKVFEEILDVFMEVFKKKETIELRNFGVFEVTLRKARIGRNPRNPERDILIPQELWFDLNQEKKLKAFSMRLQKISLKRKN